The following coding sequences are from one Microbacterium sp. SORGH_AS_0969 window:
- a CDS encoding citrate synthase: MASSLPRLTAAQVAARLGVKSQTVYAYVSRGLLRRERDAHGSTFDALEVEAFAGARRRSAPAVVHPTTGMPLAVVHTDIADIEDGELLYRGRRARDLTDRPFAEIVEWLWDAERVDAPDPAIGSAREMVAALPPHAGAMDRLRAALTGFAADDPLRHDASSATLHRIGWTLLTGLPVALGGDPHGDIARSLVSAWRPGADEATVAAVNAALILLIDHDLAVSTFAARVAASARADGYAAVSAALGAADSPLHISAAARTARLFARVRRGLEPERALTEALQDGNGIPGFGHPLYPGIDDRADALFSFVERLPDGEATMDAVRRLSDVVADRTRLRPNVDLALAALASGARLPDDAASTFFVVGRLAGWIAHIRAEYAEQAMRLRPRGEYVGR, from the coding sequence ATGGCATCCTCGCTCCCCCGTCTCACCGCCGCTCAGGTGGCCGCCCGCCTCGGCGTCAAGTCGCAGACCGTGTACGCGTACGTGTCGCGGGGTCTGCTCCGCCGCGAGCGCGACGCGCACGGCTCCACCTTCGACGCGCTCGAGGTCGAGGCCTTCGCCGGAGCGCGACGTCGCTCGGCACCGGCGGTCGTTCACCCGACCACCGGGATGCCGCTCGCCGTCGTGCACACCGACATCGCCGACATCGAAGACGGTGAGCTGCTCTACCGCGGCCGCCGCGCCCGAGATCTCACCGACCGTCCGTTCGCCGAGATCGTGGAGTGGCTGTGGGACGCCGAGCGGGTGGACGCCCCCGATCCCGCGATCGGCAGCGCGCGCGAGATGGTCGCGGCCCTTCCCCCTCACGCCGGCGCAATGGACCGTCTTCGCGCGGCCCTCACCGGCTTCGCCGCCGACGACCCCCTGCGCCACGATGCCTCGTCGGCCACGCTGCACCGTATCGGCTGGACGCTTCTGACAGGCCTGCCGGTCGCCCTCGGCGGCGACCCGCACGGCGATATCGCGCGGTCGCTCGTGAGCGCGTGGCGTCCGGGGGCCGACGAGGCGACCGTCGCCGCCGTGAATGCGGCGCTGATCCTCCTGATCGACCACGACCTCGCCGTGTCCACCTTCGCCGCGCGCGTCGCCGCGTCGGCGCGCGCCGACGGGTACGCCGCGGTGAGCGCCGCGCTCGGCGCCGCGGATTCCCCGCTGCACATCTCCGCGGCGGCGCGGACCGCGCGCCTCTTCGCGCGCGTGCGGCGGGGCCTCGAACCCGAGCGGGCACTGACCGAAGCGCTGCAGGACGGCAACGGCATCCCGGGCTTCGGCCACCCCCTCTATCCCGGGATCGACGATCGGGCCGACGCCCTGTTCTCGTTCGTCGAGCGCCTTCCCGACGGAGAGGCGACGATGGATGCCGTGCGCCGCCTCAGCGACGTCGTCGCCGACCGCACCCGCCTGCGCCCGAACGTCGATCTGGCGCTGGCGGCGTTGGCATCCGGAGCCCGCCTTCCCGACGACGCGGCGAGCACGTTCTTCGTCGTGGGGCGCCTCGCGGGCTGGATCGCGCACATCCGGGCCGAGTACGCCGAGCAGGCGATGCGGTTGCGCCCGCGGGGCGAGTACGTGGGGCGTTGA
- a CDS encoding type II toxin-antitoxin system Phd/YefM family antitoxin produces MMYNVLEARNSLSKLIADVESGIEVTIARRGVPVARLVPVDAAPQRPRNAFATWLQEHPLTPERARPADEIEAIIAENRAAGA; encoded by the coding sequence ATGATGTACAACGTCCTCGAAGCGCGGAACAGTCTGTCGAAGCTGATCGCCGACGTCGAATCAGGGATCGAGGTGACGATCGCTCGCCGCGGGGTTCCGGTCGCGCGACTCGTTCCGGTCGATGCCGCGCCGCAGCGTCCGCGAAACGCCTTCGCGACGTGGCTCCAGGAGCACCCGCTCACGCCCGAGCGGGCTCGTCCCGCCGACGAGATCGAGGCGATCATCGCCGAGAACCGGGCCGCGGGGGCGTGA
- a CDS encoding carbohydrate ABC transporter permease, protein MTVTTPPPATITEHITTSGVPLRRRRKVTPGRVLLYGVLSAGAFISLFPLYWLVVMASNSTSDIYTTPPTFVPGPRLFDNIGAVFSRIDFAGSLLNTVIVACSVTFLVLVFDSLAAFAFAKFEFPLRRTLFTITLVTFMLPMQLAVIPQFITMTNLGWVGQLQALVVPAAANAFGIFWLRQYMVSSIPDELMDASVLDGAGFFRQWFTVCLPLIRPGLGFLGIFTFIAAWNDYLWPLVVLTNPNQVTLQVAMAQLNTAFGQDYGMVMAGALLAVLPLLIVFLIGARQFIGDIAKGAIK, encoded by the coding sequence ATGACCGTCACCACGCCTCCGCCCGCCACGATCACCGAACACATCACCACCTCCGGTGTGCCGCTGCGTCGTCGCCGCAAGGTGACCCCCGGCCGGGTGCTGCTGTACGGCGTGCTCAGCGCGGGCGCCTTCATCTCGCTCTTCCCGCTGTACTGGCTGGTCGTCATGGCCAGCAACTCCACGAGCGACATCTACACGACCCCGCCGACCTTCGTCCCGGGGCCCCGGCTGTTCGACAACATCGGCGCGGTGTTCTCGCGCATCGACTTCGCGGGGTCACTGCTCAACACGGTGATCGTCGCGTGCAGCGTGACCTTCCTCGTGCTGGTGTTCGACTCGCTCGCCGCCTTCGCGTTCGCGAAGTTCGAGTTCCCGCTGCGCCGCACGCTCTTCACGATCACGCTCGTGACGTTCATGCTCCCGATGCAGCTCGCGGTCATCCCGCAGTTCATCACCATGACCAACCTCGGCTGGGTCGGCCAGCTGCAGGCGTTGGTCGTCCCCGCCGCGGCCAACGCGTTCGGTATCTTCTGGCTGCGCCAATACATGGTGTCGTCGATCCCGGATGAGCTGATGGATGCCAGCGTGCTCGACGGCGCGGGCTTCTTCCGCCAGTGGTTCACGGTGTGCCTGCCCCTCATCCGTCCCGGTCTCGGCTTCCTGGGGATCTTCACCTTCATCGCCGCGTGGAACGACTACCTGTGGCCGCTCGTCGTGCTCACGAACCCCAACCAGGTCACGCTGCAGGTCGCGATGGCCCAGCTGAACACCGCCTTCGGCCAGGACTACGGCATGGTCATGGCCGGCGCCCTGCTCGCGGTGCTGCCGCTGCTGATCGTCTTCCTCATCGGTGCGCGTCAGTTCATCGGCGACATCGCGAAGGGCGCCATCAAGTGA
- a CDS encoding citrate/2-methylcitrate synthase, whose translation MSDLIDVPRGLNGVVAAETAISDVNGEAGYYQYRGHSAVELARERSFEDVWHLLVVGDLPDAAAAAAFAERIADTLTDPRMPELLAAVADQTDQPLARLRAAWTLAASVRRSAALYDLGEEDRLGEAIAFAAMAPVALVGEGSGGGGGVVADYLERVTGVAPDAAHERALSAYLITAMDHGFNASTFTARVIASTGADMASCLTGAVGALSGPLHGGAPARALDSLDRAGGDPASWIAGELAAGRRLMGFGHAVYRTADPRSELLREVARGLGGDRVAQALAFQEEAERQLAAHRPDRPLHANVEFYAAVVMEQCGIPRDLFTPTFALARTIGWTAHVLEQARDRKIIRPSARYVGPAVRAV comes from the coding sequence ATGAGCGACCTGATCGATGTGCCCCGCGGACTCAACGGCGTCGTCGCCGCCGAGACCGCCATCAGTGACGTCAACGGCGAAGCCGGGTACTACCAGTACCGCGGTCACTCGGCCGTCGAGCTCGCCCGCGAGCGATCCTTCGAAGACGTCTGGCATCTGCTCGTCGTGGGTGACCTCCCCGACGCCGCGGCAGCTGCCGCCTTCGCCGAACGCATCGCGGACACCCTCACGGATCCTCGGATGCCGGAACTCCTTGCCGCGGTCGCGGACCAGACCGACCAGCCGCTCGCGCGCCTGCGCGCGGCCTGGACGCTCGCGGCATCCGTCCGTCGTTCGGCTGCCCTGTACGACCTCGGGGAGGAGGACCGGCTCGGCGAGGCGATCGCCTTCGCGGCGATGGCACCGGTCGCTCTCGTCGGCGAGGGATCCGGGGGCGGGGGAGGCGTGGTCGCCGACTACCTCGAACGGGTCACGGGCGTCGCGCCCGACGCCGCGCACGAGCGCGCGCTGTCGGCGTACCTCATCACGGCGATGGACCACGGCTTCAACGCCTCGACGTTCACGGCCCGGGTCATCGCGTCGACCGGGGCAGACATGGCATCCTGCCTCACCGGTGCCGTCGGCGCGCTGTCGGGGCCGCTGCACGGGGGCGCGCCCGCCCGGGCACTCGACAGCCTCGACCGCGCGGGCGGCGATCCGGCGAGCTGGATCGCGGGGGAACTCGCCGCGGGGCGTCGGCTCATGGGGTTCGGGCACGCGGTCTATCGCACGGCCGATCCGCGCTCGGAGCTCCTGCGCGAGGTCGCGCGCGGATTGGGTGGCGACCGCGTCGCGCAGGCCCTGGCCTTTCAGGAAGAGGCCGAACGGCAGCTGGCGGCGCATCGCCCTGACCGCCCCCTGCACGCGAACGTCGAGTTCTACGCGGCGGTCGTGATGGAGCAGTGCGGGATCCCGCGCGACCTGTTCACGCCCACTTTCGCGCTCGCGCGCACGATCGGCTGGACGGCGCACGTGCTGGAGCAGGCGCGCGACAGGAAGATCATCCGGCCGTCGGCGCGGTACGTGGGGCCCGCGGTGCGGGCGGTGTGA
- a CDS encoding glucosamine-6-phosphate deaminase has protein sequence MSAQTLALAPVSPTTRVISCATDEIGEVAADLVATVAPDGVLGVATGSSPLALYAALIRRRERSLSLSNAPDLGPHERSLSLSKGPAATEGFATEHLRLFALDEYVGLDAADPRSYAAYVRSVIAEPLGIPSQNVRVPSGATAADADAYERAIAEAGGVDLQIVGIGRNGHIGFNEPGSDAETRTRVVALDESTRRANAEHFGGDLSLVPTHAMTQGVATILSARRIVLVASGRAKARALRAALTGPVSADNPASFLQRHPDVTVVADPDALSEDR, from the coding sequence GTGAGCGCACAGACACTGGCCCTCGCGCCGGTCTCGCCGACCACGCGCGTCATCTCCTGCGCGACCGACGAGATCGGCGAGGTCGCCGCCGACCTCGTCGCGACCGTCGCGCCCGACGGCGTGCTGGGGGTGGCCACCGGCTCCTCCCCGCTCGCGCTGTACGCCGCGCTCATCCGTCGCCGAGAGAGGTCCCTGAGCCTGTCGAACGCCCCAGACCTCGGTCCGCACGAGAGGTCCCTGAGCCTGTCGAAGGGACCGGCCGCCACCGAGGGCTTCGCCACCGAACACCTCCGCCTGTTCGCCCTCGACGAGTACGTCGGCCTCGACGCCGCCGACCCCCGCTCGTACGCGGCCTACGTGCGCTCGGTCATCGCCGAACCCCTCGGCATCCCATCCCAGAACGTCCGGGTGCCCAGCGGCGCCACCGCCGCCGACGCCGACGCGTACGAACGCGCCATCGCCGAGGCGGGCGGCGTCGACCTGCAGATCGTCGGCATCGGCCGCAACGGTCACATCGGCTTCAACGAGCCCGGTTCGGATGCCGAGACCCGCACGCGCGTGGTCGCGCTCGACGAGAGCACGCGACGCGCCAATGCCGAGCACTTCGGCGGCGATCTCTCCCTCGTGCCGACGCACGCGATGACCCAGGGTGTGGCGACGATCCTGTCGGCCCGCCGTATCGTGCTGGTGGCCTCCGGCCGCGCGAAGGCCCGCGCCCTCCGCGCGGCCCTCACCGGCCCCGTCAGCGCCGACAACCCCGCCTCCTTCCTGCAACGGCATCCCGACGTCACCGTCGTGGCCGACCCCGACGCTCTCTCAGAGGATCGATGA
- a CDS encoding carbohydrate ABC transporter permease, with protein MTSATRVMTASGVRPSARPRGRGLIRHWPMYVAIAPFFLLFLGFGLFPTAYSLVLSFQDWNGLGAAKWTGIDNYTRLFTDPTFWLSVRNTFVIFVLSTFPMLAIAIAVAAMLNNAVRFSTAFRIAYFVPNITSVVAMAVLFGSIFGENFGLANSFLHALGLPGVQWLSTPFGIQLTISILITYQWTGYNAIIFLAGMQSIGGEVYEAAKLDGAGPIRSFFSITLPLLRPTIIFVLVVSTVTGMQSFTEAQVLTASSSTTNPNSGGAGQGGLTMVLYFYQQAFSYNRFGYGAAIAWGVFLIVVIFTIISWRFTAGKKEDQARA; from the coding sequence GTGACATCCGCCACGCGCGTCATGACGGCCTCGGGGGTGCGCCCCAGCGCGCGCCCCCGGGGCCGGGGCCTCATCCGGCACTGGCCGATGTACGTGGCCATCGCGCCCTTCTTCCTGCTGTTCCTCGGCTTCGGCCTCTTCCCGACCGCGTACTCGCTCGTGCTGTCGTTCCAGGACTGGAACGGCCTGGGGGCGGCCAAGTGGACGGGCATCGACAACTACACGCGCCTGTTCACCGACCCCACATTCTGGCTCTCGGTGCGCAACACGTTCGTCATCTTCGTTCTGTCGACCTTCCCGATGCTCGCCATCGCGATCGCCGTCGCCGCCATGCTGAACAACGCCGTGCGTTTCAGCACGGCCTTCCGCATCGCCTACTTCGTGCCGAACATCACCTCGGTCGTGGCGATGGCCGTGTTGTTCGGCTCGATCTTCGGCGAGAACTTCGGCCTCGCCAACTCCTTCCTGCACGCCTTGGGGCTCCCCGGGGTGCAATGGTTGTCGACGCCCTTCGGCATCCAACTCACGATCTCGATCCTGATCACGTACCAGTGGACCGGGTACAACGCGATCATCTTCCTCGCCGGCATGCAGTCGATCGGCGGCGAGGTGTACGAGGCCGCCAAGCTCGACGGCGCCGGCCCCATCCGCAGCTTCTTCTCGATCACGCTGCCGCTGTTGCGACCCACGATCATCTTCGTGCTCGTCGTCTCGACCGTCACGGGCATGCAGAGCTTCACCGAGGCGCAGGTGCTCACCGCGAGCTCCAGCACGACGAACCCGAACAGCGGCGGAGCGGGCCAGGGCGGTCTGACCATGGTCCTGTACTTCTACCAGCAGGCCTTCAGCTACAACCGCTTCGGCTACGGCGCCGCGATCGCGTGGGGCGTGTTCCTCATCGTCGTGATCTTCACCATCATCAGCTGGCGCTTCACCGCCGGTAAGAAGGAAGACCAGGCCCGCGCATGA
- a CDS encoding type II toxin-antitoxin system VapC family toxin, with protein MIYVDSCLVIYAVERDDHIGDRARSALATAEASVATSPLAVLESLVKPMRDGDADAQLRMWSAFDAFELLLAEPDAYLDAALLRARYPGLSTADALHLGIARQSGCTAFWTNDARLQAASGGLAVDVIGRG; from the coding sequence GTGATCTACGTCGACAGCTGTCTGGTCATCTACGCCGTGGAGCGCGACGACCACATCGGTGATCGGGCGCGCAGCGCGCTCGCCACCGCGGAGGCGAGCGTCGCGACGAGTCCTCTCGCGGTGCTCGAATCTCTGGTCAAGCCGATGAGAGACGGCGATGCCGACGCGCAACTGCGCATGTGGAGCGCGTTCGATGCCTTCGAGTTGTTGCTCGCGGAGCCGGACGCCTACCTCGATGCGGCGTTGCTTCGCGCCCGTTACCCCGGTCTCTCGACGGCGGATGCGCTTCATCTCGGGATCGCTCGGCAGTCGGGCTGCACGGCGTTCTGGACGAACGACGCGCGGCTGCAAGCGGCATCCGGTGGCCTGGCAGTCGACGTGATCGGGCGAGGCTAG